Genomic segment of Catenibacterium mitsuokai:
CTAGGCAATCCTTATTCTTATAGGCGTGTCCACTTCGCCTCTACTGTATAGGATGTTTACATCCACAACGCTACTTTTACGCATGATATTTAATGCACCATTTACATCTGCATTCAGAACTTGTCCACTCGCTGTTCTATACTGTCCACGATGTATTCTCTTTCCACTGAAATGGTATTCTTCAGTATCATCACTCTTATAGACTGGTATGACATCCTTATCCCAGAAGCTGGCCTTTGATGTGTAGGACTCCTCCTGCATTACAAGTATGATGCCATTCAGCTCACAGAGATATTCAAGCTTGTCTCTCAGCTTTCCATATGGAATATTGACGAAAGTCTGATTGTTTCTTTTGCCTATGTTGGAATCCTTCTGAAAGGTTTCATTATAGCCCACAACAAGAGTTCCAATATCATGATCGATACAGTAATCAATCACCTTGCGTGCAGTCTTGTTCATGTAGTCATTTATTCTATTGTTACGCCTGCGTGCCAATGCCTTCTGTCTGTTGGTCGGCTTCCTGCCATAGTCCTGCTTATCCTTGATGGACTGTAATCTTGCATTTTTTTTGTTGAACCACTGGTTAATGGACTTCAGTCTTCTTCCATCGATGATGAATGTTTCACCTTTACTTGATACTCCAGTGACAAGATTATTGATACCTAGATCTAATGCCAGTGCATTTGTTGTATTGAGATTCCTTTGAATGCATTCAGCTTCATAGATGTACTGAATTTCAAAGAACCTGGCATCTGCCTTTGGTATGATACGTATTTCCTTCACTTTCTTATCAAGCAGTATAGGTGG
This window contains:
- a CDS encoding RNA-guided endonuclease InsQ/TnpB family protein, whose protein sequence is MYLTVKQQVKHLSKEDYRSIKELCHIAKNLTNQAIYNIRQHYFAEGKYLNYEKNYALLKSSGNYRTLNSNMAQQILKEVDGSFKSFFGLLKKAKQGKHALKDCRLPRYLPKDGYTTLVIGFVRLKGNKLILPYSNSFRKTHKAVEITIPPILLDKKVKEIRIIPKADARFFEIQYIYEAECIQRNLNTTNALALDLGINNLVTGVSSKGETFIIDGRRLKSINQWFNKKNARLQSIKDKQDYGRKPTNRQKALARRRNNRINDYMNKTARKVIDYCIDHDIGTLVVGYNETFQKDSNIGKRNNQTFVNIPYGKLRDKLEYLCELNGIILVMQEESYTSKASFWDKDVIPVYKSDDTEEYHFSGKRIHRGQYRTASGQVLNADVNGALNIMRKSSVVDVNILYSRGEVDTPIRIRIA